gataacgtctcGCCTATTATTCAGGGGGTTCAACttccctacattggcacatgaaaAAATTTGCAATGAAAGTGCTGCCAcctattctattaggtacgctgcaacttcaccacgatggcgataatttaacatacatgatagatggatagatggagctagtgatagcaaaaaactcacttaACTTATTAAAGACTTGACTATCGTGTTGTAATCATTGAATGGCTCTTCTTATTTAAAGGTGACTGCTGAACTTaataagagaataataatttccacccacacaaaacaaacatcaatatgcattcaatacggtctacaacaatagtaaaaactataaacataattagcgccatctagcgacggtacgctaagagcgtaaaaataacgcagcgccatctcttggcctgggtacactgattttacaaaataaaaacatgagttgcacatctatctctagtatatagtgtattatctatgttacgaatggtccgaaactagttggTACCCACGCCGATGAAATGTCAGTAAATCCGTatcaataaataagtaaatttgtCTTACACTGTGTAATTAGAAAAtgttatgatataatatgtttggtcggaacaaaatattatattgatgtaTGCTTAGTTAGTAGTCTTCTAGACAAGATATcaatacctcagttccaaagagtACCAATTCAGAAAAGGGTTCCAAAAGAAAACAACTCGACATGTCACTATATGAAACGAAAATATCCTTATGTAGAAATATTGGAAGTAACAACTAAGGCTCCTTTCATACAAACGTGTCGCCAGTCGCGTTCATCGCTACCggctattaatatattataatagtacaagtacggaagtctcactccgaaaaatcaattaaagaaatagggactcttgcggtcatacaataaggcgTAATTCAGATCGCATAGTGTtactaacatatatttttattcacctagaagttgcctctctttctatcgcgtgactcttacctcttctgacgaaaTTAGGGTTGACTTCGCTACCATAGTAGCTATcacagtattttctttgaacgcgagtgttacacatttaaataaaacacaggattaaaacgcgtgtaattgtaacggttttacattagatttttgcgtaaaagttacatttttatttgagatagtatttgtcatagttgttattatgaagtttagcgccatgtATTTCCTttgaggtggtatttgctgtacacagatcagagggcctaccaccaacttttaataagcgatgcgattccgatgcagttcagatAAGGTACCTAAACTGTATCGCTAAAATTtggtaccatgaagtgcctttcaCTGAATGGAGTTTGAATtacttatgaagaatgaacgaaataaatttgtctgtgatctgcggtgtgagaaagagatgacgctctacagttgttgcataagtttgtctctcttactcgaaccatatgcgttgcgtttcgaaacctaaaatgatatggttttagcggtttttttgcgtagaaaatactaaaaatacattttaaaattgcgctttatagcgtcaaattataaaccattaagcacttttttgtacttattaaataagagtaatataaataaatatagttctttgaattacaaattaaatgtttgcttatgtattttcgtaaaaataacgagttatgaacgcacctccattgatgtttgacaggagcacagagtacacttttttaaattcgttcttgcgaacaggctatagcccgggcccttactgcctcgtctttagtattttaatttttggtatttattttcagtactatgttttacaaaaaagtccaataaagtattctcatctcatctttcatcaatacaattttccttttctgtatgatatcactattttttaaaagttcttaACGATACGATTAATTTCCTCtgaggaagtagcaacttttttcgaattgCTCACTTTGACACGTAAGCTATCCAGTTAAGGTTGAAATATTaactcatggtacgaatgaatgaacgcaCTAAATCAGTTTGCTATTCAACtgacatcatttttgacatttaattgacatcattgcgatttaatcagttgatttgactttaacctaaattagatagctctaatcatgtcgtggtacgaaatagcaaagcagttcattttaggtcgtcaattgaatcgcaataaaagttcatggtaggcccgcagtaatgtgtaagcattattctgtttcggtctgaagcgcgccgtagctagtgaaattactgggcaaatgggatttgacatcgtatgtctcaagaagacgagcgcatttgtagtcctgagcggcactgcattgtgatgggcagggcgtatcaattaccatcagctataCGTCCTCCTAGTCTTTTccgttattttaattaaataaattcacttATCGACTAGTTTCTCTGTGGTTATAGTGGGTATTCTTTTGTAgaacaatttctcatacttatCCCACAAAGcttatatacatataactaaATGTATTTCAGACTTGTTACACTTTGCAACTGAGGTATCGATATGAAGTTTGTATGTGGTTTAATTTAGTAAACAAATGTTTGGTTTAACGACATTCATTTATAGCAAGCATGTCTCATTCTGAAATTAAGTACGAAACATACCCATGGGTGCGCGAAATTCTTGAGATAGATACAACAGTCGATTGTCAATCGcttaatcttttttattttcgttGTAGGTTTTCCTGTCTTTGTTTATTCGATGGGAGTAaaagacatttaaataaaacgtaaTTCTTTCTTTTGTCAACGTGCGAATTCTAAGGCAATAATTGCACATTGGTTCTCAACCTTATAGCCACAAGTAAATAGTACCAGTGGGTGGCTTTTTTGcgcaggttgccggctagattatgggtaccataacggcgcctatatctgccgtgaagcagtaatgtataagcattattgtgtttcggtctgaagggcaccgcagctagtgaaattacgtggcaaatgagacttaacatcttatgtctcaatgtgacgagcgcaattgtagtacctaCTGCtcaagaatttttgggttttcaagaatcctgagtggtactgcttTGTAATAGGCAGTGTGAAAATAGCCTGTTGCCTTTTTTTCGCGCTTCAGCCCTGTAACGGTGCGTATTGTTACGTACTAAATACACTACGTTATACGGTAATACGCAATATAAAACTCTAAGATCactaatacgtctagatagactatgacagctgtgaaaacgtcgaaaaaattgaatttagaactgacctctattttgagcaattcacgcacactaacacaaagtgtcatacataacgcgagtgtaagacgtagcttgtcacgcacactaaaactaatattcctggcctgttttgatcggttgtctaacagcaagagactatctagacgtataaactatctaagGTTAAACTGTATCTCCGCTAGAGTTGTTCCTCTCTTTTGCCACgcacgagtaaaaaaaggaggactccGTATCACCTGatataacagtgaagcaccaaaacaagccagtaaatgagtaaatacatagccgcacgcacacacttacattaatacaagccgataggccgccattatgagatttgccatcgtctgtgacagatcagtctgcatcgcaataaaatatttaaaaatgccgtcgtgcgttgtgtaaaagtgtaaaaacgatactatataagtatttgtggccaatatgattatttaagggagaaaatattgtgtaattgGTATCCcacgtaaccgcacacacactagcataacggtgcttcacttgctaatatcacggcgtggagtccttcttttttttacttgtccgtgaCTTTTGCATGCTTTCTTTGTCTATAAGTACGCCAGTATATTGTTATCTGTAAATCTATTATCACAATAAAACTGGTCAATTAAGGATTTTTACTCCTATGGCCAAAAATGTTTCTGTTTATTTAATGTACTCTCAAGATTCGGATATAAATTCACTTTCTACATACAACATATATCTTgtcaagtaatattatattatgacgtGTGTATATAGTGCCTGTTAATTGTCTGCGAGTGTGTATTCTATATTAGCTAATAATTGTCTCTGCTTTAAGcgacaaataaattattaaaaatatgatgtCTTTTCTTTACTATAGTAAGGATTTCGCTTTATCTAAGTGCAGCTTTTCTTTAACATCCGAATCTGTTATGGTGCCCGcacacttcttttataaaatatttacaaacatttacacaaaccaaataaaaaaaaatctcaggttgtgacttcattaTTACGTCATATGATATTCATGTCAGAATtgaactcgaacggttggctcagtggaagagcgctcgctcGGAACGcagaagtcgcgggttcgaatcccgcgtcggtcattttgtgtaattaatcccagaagtgagggttatcactttaaaaaataacaaattattaacaaaaatttgatcataatgttaaaaaatcTTTTCATGTAACGTAATGTTACTAAACATTTGTAAGCAAAATTGTTAGTTAACAAATAtaacatctatacatataaataaaattggagtgtctgtaatattgaaataaccggtTTGCACtacatgtatataaaataacattttttaccatttttgtctgtctatctgtttaTTCccgctaatctctgaaatggctggaccgattttgacgggacttttattggcaggtagctgatgtaataaggagtaacgtAGGCTAcgtatattttagaaaaaaatattttattttagaaaaatgttgttttgtttcaatgaccaagaaacggtctaactctaaaaataatttatatggcaaaacaacgtttgccgggtcaactTGTTTGTTATAAGTTCCGCGGGGACGCTTTAAAGAACAAAAATACTACACCTGCACCTATAGTGATATGTTGTCTCGACCTATTGTTAATATTCATGCGAAATTAGAATTAAATCTGTTTTGTGATTCTTGCGTTGTGTACGATCAtacatacagccaaacacaaaatttcacagcagttacttaaaaaaaattcaatgtaGGTACAATATATGCCGTGTTacggttttattataatatgtatagatattttatgtataaaggTGCGTACAGACCAGTGAAACGTAACGTATCATTCTACCTTTCATTACATGTTCGCCATGGACTTCCCGCGTACGTCTGTTTCCGCTATTCAGCCGCCATGTTCGTTCGAATCACCGACAAATCACGGGTTGCTTCGCGTGCGGCTTGTAATGCTCGTAGCGTGCGCGTAAATTGCACATTTCGCACGCACCAATCGTCtgagatatttttataaagtgtATTGTTACCTTTCATGATACATTACAGCAATGTGTACGGCGAATTCTTTCATTGCATGCAAgagcgtgcattggttttctagccatgcttaccgtaggtatctagtatctagcgtaaggaaaaattgtATGAGTGGGTGcagttcaatagaagtttggttataaaataacggaaccaaataaaactatattaaattcaacactagtgctatatttattttctaattgcCTTCATAacatgcacgcccctgattgcatgatacatttcatgttacgtttcaccaatctgtacgcaccataaaatattttataagtgtgCATTAAGGTACCTACCCACTGCACGTAAACAGTATATTACATACTTACTATCTACCTCTTCTATTTTGTTTTGGTTATTTCATTGTCTTTATTATCTTATCGAcaatatatcaaaaatacttattgataaGATTATCATTAATTACTCCGCGGCGTTCGTTTGGGCATTGTTATAACTTTTACCCAACACTCGATTTTAAGTGTTGTCAATGTTGATATTTCATTGAGCATCTAGTGCAATATGGGTTCTTCTCAAACAAAATACCCGGTTTTGACTGAGGATGTTTTGGAAGATTACACAATGCTTACTTATTTAAGTAAAGGTGAAATTTATCAGTAAGTGTATTTACTATACATCATATATAGAAAAACAAAGGCAATGAGTTTCTATTGAGTGGAGGTTTCTGGGTAAAATATAACACACAACAACTCTATGTgtggaaataatattttttttacgtttctTAATGTTTTTTGGGCTGTGTTTTCTATCTCATATTGTCGGCTTCCGAAGCGGCGTTAATAAGTACTTAATTGAAGTCTAAGTAAATtctgataaaattttatacgaGAAAATACAGtgaattttatgttttatatagaAGTGGAGGGGCAAactcattatttaaaataaaaagcacTGACAATGGACACTATCAGCGAAACCAAATATCTTGGAAATGCGTATCTTTTATATTGGATTTTCCATTTTATCCTTAGCGGGAGGATCACCAAGTCTCATCAGTTCGTTGAAATACTTACTGCAACCAGAAAATATAGAACTCCCGTTAATTTAGAAATAGCAGAAAACTTCAAGGAAGACACGCCATAATACATTTACAGAAACCTATTTCACGAAATTAATTACACATGTAAACATAGTAGATTTATTATACAGTTGATGGCACAGTCATAAACGGTAGGTTAGGCTGTGCCAATGTGTCACACATCTTTAGTTGTGAAGGtatttgtaaagtggctttgttacactgcgaccaatgtgatctattgtgatagccactatTTACTACAGCTCACTGCaaacattgattcttttcatgtaCTCGTATCTTAttgtcttttgcagtgagctgacgtatctcaaatggttgaagaattggacttcccaaagagatgctacgtttacgcattaaaggaccacattcagagagaatgtgtagcggcgtttcatctgcactattacagaatctacacgctctgcaatctctgagacctaagattgagaggtgtttgtttaatctgcagtgccccgttaaTGTCCTGGTTGCTATActcaaatccttaaaattaatccaaaatgaaccaaattttaataaaattgtaattaatactgattctaaataatgtttaacagctttacaaaatattaataacatagaaCCACTTATCatagaaattaaacaaaaaatgctTAACCTAATTAAGAAAACTTTCAAGTTGAATTAATCTGGATTCCTAGCCACCGAAAGATAATCGGAAATGAGAAGGCAGACAGTGAAGCTGAAATCGCAACTAGCATTAGTCaaattcaatgacgttctatacatatggacatatcattcgcagtctgataacggaacggcaaaagtgtgcttaaagacaatgtaagcacacttttctccttagtcgtgtgtcaagcAACAAggctaagtgtgctataaaaagtgcttaaataatacattaatacatttaataaaacgaatattttttcattaaatatggtactgACAATGGTATTGACAAGTCCctagacaagacccgcttgtcaaaatgggacagatgaaaggacacagtcagaaatgaaaacaatagagtcgctctttttaatcgacttcaaaaaaggaggaggttctcaattcgttggtatattttttatgttttgttacctcagaatATTTGAATAGGTGAACCAATttggataattcttttttaaccgacttcaaaaaaggaggaggttctcaatttgtcggtatgttttttttaagctacctcagaactttcgactgggtgaccTTTTTTTCGACACcgattataaataacaatactcattactagaattatatttataaattagattgcataaaattatttttatactttttagcatattataactattgttttggaatagtgtttttgatgttggttgtttttttgtacgtAAGACCTAGTGAATAATGAAttgcaatattgtattttgtgtaatgtgaacggcttacaagaacgtgaacaattacataCTAGTGCAATTTACGCGTTATTATGGAagtaatgataattgatacttatttacgaGATACCCTGGACAAGATATCTAAgactaaaagacaaattttatttaattcaaggaacttatcatttaagtaaccagtttaactaattattttatgttaataaaaatattatatttgagtataagtttctctcattaaaggttacctttacttattaaatccaaatccctttagaaagtaaagaagtaacaaatataaacacaagccaataattAAACATACTAACTTTCCCCTTAATAATAtcagtgtgatttttgattaaaaacctaaaaaactTCCGACTGAACTGATattgatcggaaaatagggaccGACTGCCGAaggtaaaacttatagcaaccgtCTTTTCcgtctgggtttaaaaaaatacctaactgctactccactggcgtcactgtccaaatcgggttctaaattcaaaacacgcagctgaaactgaaatagtgtttacattgctgcctattgaccaataatattttaaacagctgGATTAAACGCAGAAATgaatagatatagcagtcgaagcttaaaATATGGtttcatttgtggcatgtgccatacttcggctttgattttgtatgaggtgcattttctatatgtataaaacttCATTGGTCAAATTGATCAATCCTGAAATTAAAAGTTTCTTCAAGTTAGAAGTTAGGAAACTTTGggatatttttagaaaaaactCAGAAAGGACAAGCAATCTCATGCAGATACGAAattcttatttcttatttttgaaaaaccacCTACTTCCTTCTCATGTAGAAATGACCAAGTATCCATTACATTACTTGACTTTGTATTGGACATACAAATTTAACTCACATTCATTTAATTAcgaaatctgaaaaaaaaaaacaatataacaaaTGTGGGTTGCACCTGTTAGTTGAGTGTAATTCTTATACTAGtgtaaaaattaattgtaatctaccgaataatataaaagattgtATAAATCAAGATGGATGTATAGtagaattttttaaaattatagatttttattaataaaaagcgACGATTTTACGAcgaatagatttttattaataaaatacgtcttacctaagtaggtatatcttgtgatagtttttttcacaaatacgattgtcagtacaagcctttataaaacaaaaaaaatatttaaaaataagacatATATATATGACGTATGCATATTTTgccctttttatggattttcctgcatattttagctattttacttgcatatttgcATGCATAATTTGGGCATTTTGTGTAGCATTAaacaaacgaaaaaaaaatcgtaGAAAATGTTTAGGACTTTTACGACATACATACGTTAAAGCAATAAAATTGTGGTTATCAatacttaaaacaaaatttattttttagtgtaCTGAAAAAGTTTCATTCAATTGATCCTGAAAAAGTAAACGCAAACTTATCTCACCGATTTCCCAAAGAGGACATTTTAAGGAAGTTCGATGTATTGAAAGTAAGTTGATTTAATTTTGtggttatttattaaactaGGTCCTGGATATTAACAGCAAGATACCTCTCAGTTAGGtgtcagaatatttattattagagaccggattatatgcttttgcatatttagtaccttttTAGAGGAagttgcatattttagaaataaaaaattattatgcatatttacgttcgatctcgctcatcgttcgatgcttttcatagtaAGACCAAACATTacactcaaatttaaattctgccCAGTAACCTCAGTAGACGTAGAACGCTACTTTTcagcttacaaaaatttattaagcgATCGTAGAACCAATTTGTCTACACaacatttagaacagtacttagtagtacatatttttgaaggtaaatatttaatttcattgttacctaagtaggtatatcttgtgatagtttttttcacaaatacgattgtcagtacaagcctttatacaacaaaaaaacaattttaaaatatgactaTATATTTTGgcctttttatggattttcgtgcatattttacttgcatatttgcatgcataatttgggcattttttgtagcatataatccggtctctatttatgattattaaaattcctCATCCACAGTGCATAGGGTCCTTTTTTGATTcacaaaaatcattttttttgtgtaaatgtgtattttttgttattctatGTTGCCTCGCGGTCATCTAGTTGCttcctactattttttttacgttttttgcCTTTTTCGTAAATGAATATCGCCGCGCTGGTTATTAGCGGCGGCGCTAGTTGAAATAATATGTTTGTggtaattaatttgtttaaatacgTACGTGAGTGACCTTTACCTTGATTCCAAATCACAAGTTCTGCAGCATAAATGCGGTTAAAATATTAAGACAATGATGATAACCGATATACATACGGCACGATTAGTTTACCTATTTTACTTCTTTccatcagcctagcgaaactctctaataaaaaaagagattcattcgattgtatgaaacgtgcattgATAAATCATGTAAAAAagggagatagccgaaatccactactagcaactgttcgctttcaaacttagccggattatacttcgtcgccaatcgccatattgGAATTACtagtatttcaaattcaaaagcCTCTTATGACGgagtatttacatactctttgctgttcatagttttatgataaaacaaacgtgttacgaaattcaaaataattgataaaaacgtttgtgttaaaaaagtttatacttaacataaattactttcttaatgataccacagattgagtatggagcgatcgccctcagTCAATCCTtagggctattaaataataatttttaagatactataatatagtgaaattattctatttaacaaaagaagtccgctgagtttcttgcgcccgttcttctcaggtctgaggcatacataaGAATGCGTGGTAATTACTGCGTTCAAAAAGTAactttaatcctattttgaataaaaatatttgaattttagttATTACTGTAGGCACGACGGCTTGTCGCTGGGTGAATTTTACATATTTCATGCAAATACCTTGAGTGTGTGATCATTTCAGAACAACCCTTACCAGGACCGTATGTTTCGTGTTTTCTCATCACAAAAAGACGACTGCCTTTCATTTGAAGATATTTTGGATATGTGTTCGGTGATGAGCCCAGATTGTCCGCCAGACGTCAAGGCATCCTGGGCATTCAGGATATTCGgtgatttatttgtttaatttaagaAATAGCGCTCAGTTTGTGTGAAGTGAATCCACACATTGTATATACCCCGCGCCCGTTCGTCTCATTTGCTTTACTGActgcgaatatttttttttaatggaataggaggacaaacgagcatacggctcacctgttgttaagtgatcaccgccgcccacaatctcttgcaataccagaagaatcacaggagcgttgccggcctttaaggaaggtgtaaacgctttttttgaagggttTTTTTTGTAGGTTTTTTTGAAGAACGTCTGCACcctaacctcggatacgatacccatattgttgaaatcataattttgaaggcggccatcttggatttcaaaaatgatcccaaattcgttctctgcaccctcgag
This DNA window, taken from Leptidea sinapis chromosome 25, ilLepSina1.1, whole genome shotgun sequence, encodes the following:
- the LOC126972025 gene encoding calcium and integrin-binding protein 1-like — encoded protein: MGSSQTKYPVLTEDVLEDYTMLTYLSKGEIYHVLKKFHSIDPEKVNANLSHRFPKEDILRKFDVLKNNPYQDRMFRVFSSQKDDCLSFEDILDMCSVMSPDCPPDVKASWAFRIFDIDEDNQITKKDIINIIDRLTWDPTNRANIILREDKIKIANIILDEIKLDHSGGIGFSEFKFIISRVPELSNSFYFRL